The Acinetobacter sp. SAAs474 DNA window GCCAATATCGGGAATCTAGTCACATGGATTAGCCAGAGCCAACCAGATACTTTCTTACAACAACACCAAATGAATCTGGTGGTTCTTTCTTTGATTTTATTTGCCAATATTGGGTTTTCCAGTTTACAGTCCGTGATTAAACATCAAATTTTATATAGTACTTTTCCAATGCGCCTACGCTGGCGCTTTCATAACTTATTATTACAGCAAAGTATCGATTTTTTTCATAATGATTTTGCAGGACGATTATCTGCTAAAGTCATGCAAATGGCTTTAGCAGTCCGTGAATTTTGGATTATTCTCGGTGATATGCTGGCCTATGTTTTGGTTTATTTCATTACTGTAAGCATTGTTTTTGCAGCAATTTCTCCTTGGCTCATGATTCCACTTTTTATTTGGCTCATTTGTTTTATTAGTTCCGCATTGTTTTTTATTCCTAAACTCAGCAAGGTTGCCAATGAACAAGCAGATGCACGTGCAGTCATGACAGGTCGTGTCACAGATGCTTATACCAACATTCAAACAGTTAAACTTTTTGCACATGCTGGGCGTGAAAGTCAATATGCTAAAGCATCCATGAAAGAATTCATGACGACTGTATATAAACAAATGCGCTTAGGTACATACTATGACTTAAGCTTGAGTTTACTTACGATCATACTTTACGGCGGCGTTTTAGGCACTGCAATTTGGCTATGGATGAATGGTCAGATTGATGTAGGTGTAATTGCAGCCGCAACAGCAATGATATTAAAGCTCAATAGTATTGCTGAATTCATTATGTGGCAAAGTTCTGCATTATTTGAAAATGTCGGTACCATTCAAGATGGTATTAAAACTTTAGGACGCCCCATTAGTATTCAAGACCAACCAAATGCGCCTGAATTACATGTGACACATGGCAAAATAGAGTTTGAAAATGTCAGCTTCGCCTATCATGATAAAAATGTCATCAACAAACTAAATTTAACCATTCAACCTAGCGAAAAAATTGGGATCGTAGGCCGTTCTGGTGCTGGTAAATCGACACTCATTCAATTGTTACTACATTTTTATCAAACTCAACATGGCTGTATTAAAATTGATGGACAAGATATAGCAAATGTTACTCAAGATAGCTTAAGAAAAAATATTGCACTTGTTACCCAAGATACCTCTCTACTCCATCGAACTGTAGAAGAAAATATTAAATATGGCCGTCCAAATGCATCTGATGAAGAAATGTTTGTC harbors:
- a CDS encoding ABC transporter ATP-binding protein, producing the protein MLKWFEKLLDPYPTDHLLKPLPTRFFSFVWETAKGVHPYLFILVLCSAGAATFEALLYANIGNLVTWISQSQPDTFLQQHQMNLVVLSLILFANIGFSSLQSVIKHQILYSTFPMRLRWRFHNLLLQQSIDFFHNDFAGRLSAKVMQMALAVREFWIILGDMLAYVLVYFITVSIVFAAISPWLMIPLFIWLICFISSALFFIPKLSKVANEQADARAVMTGRVTDAYTNIQTVKLFAHAGRESQYAKASMKEFMTTVYKQMRLGTYYDLSLSLLTIILYGGVLGTAIWLWMNGQIDVGVIAAATAMILKLNSIAEFIMWQSSALFENVGTIQDGIKTLGRPISIQDQPNAPELHVTHGKIEFENVSFAYHDKNVINKLNLTIQPSEKIGIVGRSGAGKSTLIQLLLHFYQTQHGCIKIDGQDIANVTQDSLRKNIALVTQDTSLLHRTVEENIKYGRPNASDEEMFVAVNKAQATEFIPNLIDLRGCKGYQAYVGERGVKLSGGQRQRIAIARVFLKDAPILILDEATSALDSEVEAAIQSSLDELMQNKTVIAIAHRLSTIAQMDRLIVLDQGQIVEQGTHEELIAKNGIYAQLWRRQTGGFLMEE